One window of Caldisericum exile AZM16c01 genomic DNA carries:
- a CDS encoding sugar ABC transporter permease — protein MKRQLIERLKHLYIHAYIIFWIATAVFPMLWIVSMSLNPINVLHPTTLQIIPKNATLDAYIKVLTRPYEAYPVSFGKLLFNSLFVAAGTALLSVALASTAAYAFSRFKFPGREVGLLSFIVTQMLPATATLAPLFVILTLLHIRNTLYGLIVAYASGSVPFAIWNLKGYFDTVPRELEEAALVDGCDRNQAFVKIILPLSFPAIAVTFLFGFMNGWMEWMLAWTFLTKPENFTLAMTLYNMQGQWNTPWSQFAAFSIIISLPVMIVWYLLQRYIVSGLTLGAVKG, from the coding sequence ATGAAAAGACAATTAATTGAAAGACTAAAACACCTCTACATCCATGCTTACATAATTTTCTGGATTGCTACTGCTGTATTTCCCATGTTATGGATTGTGTCAATGTCGTTGAACCCAATTAATGTGCTTCATCCTACGACTCTTCAAATTATTCCAAAAAACGCAACACTTGATGCATATATAAAAGTCTTGACTCGACCGTATGAAGCATACCCAGTATCGTTTGGGAAACTTCTTTTTAATAGTTTGTTTGTTGCTGCAGGCACTGCACTTCTATCAGTTGCACTTGCATCGACTGCAGCTTACGCATTCTCAAGGTTTAAGTTCCCTGGGAGAGAAGTTGGTTTGCTTTCTTTTATTGTAACGCAAATGCTTCCTGCTACAGCAACGCTTGCTCCACTTTTTGTAATTTTAACGCTTCTTCATATAAGAAATACCCTTTACGGACTCATTGTTGCATATGCATCAGGATCAGTTCCTTTTGCAATCTGGAATCTTAAAGGCTACTTTGATACGGTCCCAAGAGAGCTTGAGGAGGCTGCACTTGTCGACGGTTGTGATAGAAATCAAGCATTTGTAAAAATAATTTTACCTCTATCTTTTCCAGCAATTGCGGTTACATTCTTGTTTGGCTTTATGAATGGCTGGATGGAATGGATGCTTGCATGGACTTTCTTAACGAAGCCAGAGAATTTTACGCTTGCAATGACTCTTTACAATATGCAAGGGCAATGGAATACACCCTGGTCTCAATTTGCTGCGTTCTCTATAATTATTTCTCTACCCGTCATGATTGTTTGGTATCTTCTCCAAAGGTATATTGTTTCAGGTCTTACGCTTGGTGCAGTTAAAGGGTAG
- a CDS encoding TrkH family potassium uptake protein yields MKKFKLTPVQFVLASFAGVILTGAVLLMLPFSSRSYTFTDPITALFTATSATCVTGLVVVDTYNYWSFFGQLIILLLIQVGGLGYMTIATFVLIGLRRRVALRERVVLKEGLNVPHLRKIILFAEVVFYTVIIMEGLGAIFLFIRFARMFPLYRAIWASIFHSVSAFCNAGFDVMGDFVSLTPFVNDPIVNITVMLLIVVGGIGFLTIRELIELSLARLRGDNVKKLSLHTKIVIRTTGILIVFSALLIFLIEYRNPNTLAKLPFYGKVLASFFQSITPRTAGFNTVDIASLNQPTLLLLIILMFIGGSPGGTAGGIKTTTFTVLVFLIINAYRERAPIVVSGRTLPLKTIRKAIFIFGFALTLILISTFLILVNQGREFSFLQVLFEVTSAFGTVGLTTGITSHLSIFSRLIIILTMFIGRVGPLTIMVSFSVRKTRAMPQFPEEDIAVG; encoded by the coding sequence ATGAAAAAATTTAAACTGACCCCCGTGCAGTTCGTTCTTGCAAGTTTTGCAGGCGTAATACTAACGGGGGCAGTGCTTTTGATGTTACCTTTTTCAAGTAGATCTTACACTTTTACTGACCCAATTACTGCATTATTTACTGCAACATCTGCAACATGCGTAACAGGGCTTGTTGTTGTTGACACATACAATTACTGGTCTTTCTTTGGACAACTGATTATACTTCTCCTTATTCAGGTCGGTGGACTTGGATATATGACCATTGCAACATTTGTTTTAATTGGCTTGCGAAGAAGAGTTGCACTGAGAGAGCGAGTCGTTTTAAAGGAAGGTCTTAATGTCCCTCACTTACGAAAAATAATTCTTTTTGCGGAAGTTGTTTTTTACACAGTCATTATAATGGAAGGGCTTGGTGCGATTTTTTTATTCATAAGATTTGCCAGGATGTTTCCATTATATAGGGCGATTTGGGCTTCGATATTCCATTCGGTTTCCGCATTTTGTAATGCAGGTTTTGATGTGATGGGTGACTTTGTAAGCCTTACCCCATTTGTTAATGACCCAATTGTCAATATTACGGTAATGCTCCTTATAGTTGTTGGCGGTATTGGTTTTCTTACGATAAGAGAACTTATTGAGTTGAGTTTGGCACGATTAAGAGGTGACAATGTTAAAAAACTCTCTTTGCACACGAAAATTGTCATAAGAACAACTGGTATACTTATTGTTTTTAGTGCGCTTTTAATTTTCCTTATTGAGTATAGAAATCCTAATACACTTGCAAAACTTCCATTTTATGGTAAGGTCCTTGCAAGCTTTTTCCAGTCGATTACTCCAAGGACGGCAGGTTTTAATACAGTTGACATTGCAAGCCTTAATCAGCCGACTCTTTTACTCCTCATTATTCTTATGTTTATAGGTGGTTCACCTGGTGGCACTGCAGGTGGAATAAAAACAACAACATTCACTGTTCTTGTTTTCCTAATTATTAACGCGTATAGGGAGAGAGCACCAATCGTAGTTTCAGGGAGGACATTACCCCTAAAGACAATAAGAAAGGCAATTTTCATTTTTGGTTTTGCTTTGACGCTAATTCTTATTTCTACATTTCTCATTCTTGTAAATCAGGGAAGAGAATTTTCTTTCTTGCAGGTTTTATTTGAGGTAACATCAGCCTTTGGGACAGTGGGACTTACTACTGGAATTACATCTCATTTGTCTATATTTTCAAGATTGATAATTATTCTTACAATGTTTATAGGGCGAGTTGGACCATTAACCATAATGGTTAGTTTTAGTGTTAGAAAGACTCGTGCAATGCCTCAATTTCCTGAAGAGGACATTGCCGTTGGTTAG
- a CDS encoding potassium channel family protein, whose product MKKQFGVIGLGKFGTAVALSLESLGYPVLAIDNDESVIDSIKDKVSFAEIVDATNPEALEETGIKNCDTVIIAVGDVESSVLIALILEELGIHHIIAKANSHIHGRVLRKIGVKEVVFPEEDMGVRIANRITSANILDYIEITPEVDLLEYKVIHKDLIGKTLAELALRNKFGVTVIAIRRGEDVIVSPGAQEKLLDGDVIFIIGRTEDLVAFKEAFEK is encoded by the coding sequence ATGAAAAAACAATTTGGAGTTATAGGACTTGGTAAGTTTGGCACTGCTGTTGCTTTAAGCCTTGAAAGTTTGGGATATCCTGTTCTTGCAATTGATAACGATGAGTCTGTTATCGATTCAATAAAAGACAAGGTATCTTTTGCGGAAATTGTTGATGCAACAAATCCAGAAGCACTTGAAGAAACTGGAATTAAGAATTGCGATACTGTAATAATTGCTGTAGGTGATGTTGAGTCAAGCGTTTTAATTGCACTAATTCTTGAAGAGTTGGGAATACATCATATAATAGCAAAGGCAAATTCTCATATCCATGGTCGAGTTTTAAGAAAAATTGGAGTAAAAGAAGTTGTGTTTCCAGAGGAGGATATGGGAGTAAGAATTGCTAATAGAATTACTTCAGCAAATATACTCGATTATATAGAGATAACACCAGAAGTTGATCTTCTTGAATATAAGGTCATTCACAAAGATCTCATCGGAAAAACACTTGCAGAACTTGCATTGAGAAATAAGTTTGGCGTAACTGTCATCGCCATAAGAAGAGGTGAAGATGTAATTGTTTCACCTGGTGCTCAAGAAAAATTACTTGACGGCGATGTAATATTTATAATTGGAAGGACAGAAGATCTTGTTGCTTTTAAGGAGGCGTTTGAAAAGTGA
- a CDS encoding carbohydrate ABC transporter permease, giving the protein MADKSDVSLWEQIRRHKLAYYYILPSAIVMALITAFPILYQMWMAFTNFNITHLRNPHPQFVGIANFIKIFKNQVPLENFNFWRTFGFNVVWTFANVFLHVTIGISLAVALNTPRLALKKIYRTLLVIPWAVPSYISALIWKNMFDVDFGAVNQILGSILGHVVKIPWLTNPNAPIKILPFLSYAFYADLITNVWLGFPFMMVVATGALQSIPHEIYEAAEIDGVNERGKFFKITLPLIRSAMLPAIMLGIVWTFNQFNVIYLVSGGGPLGTTEILVTQAYKIVNPGGLYGIASAFGLVVFFILLGITLFTNRVTKATESQI; this is encoded by the coding sequence ATGGCTGATAAATCAGATGTTTCTCTTTGGGAACAAATAAGAAGACATAAACTTGCATACTATTACATATTACCGTCTGCAATTGTAATGGCTTTGATAACTGCGTTTCCGATTCTATATCAGATGTGGATGGCTTTCACAAACTTTAATATAACACACTTAAGAAACCCTCATCCTCAATTTGTAGGCATTGCAAATTTCATAAAAATTTTTAAAAATCAGGTGCCTCTCGAGAACTTTAATTTTTGGAGAACTTTTGGTTTTAATGTTGTTTGGACTTTTGCAAACGTTTTTTTGCACGTAACCATTGGAATAAGCCTTGCGGTTGCATTGAATACACCCCGTCTTGCACTGAAAAAGATATATAGGACCCTTCTTGTTATCCCATGGGCAGTTCCCTCATATATTAGTGCTCTTATATGGAAAAATATGTTTGATGTAGATTTTGGTGCTGTAAATCAAATTTTAGGTTCTATCCTTGGTCATGTTGTAAAAATTCCATGGCTTACAAATCCTAATGCTCCGATAAAAATTCTTCCATTTTTATCTTATGCTTTTTATGCAGATCTCATTACGAATGTATGGCTTGGGTTTCCTTTTATGATGGTTGTTGCAACCGGTGCGCTTCAAAGCATTCCACACGAAATTTACGAGGCAGCAGAAATCGACGGGGTTAATGAACGTGGAAAATTCTTCAAAATTACGCTTCCGCTAATTAGATCGGCAATGCTTCCTGCAATAATGCTTGGAATTGTTTGGACTTTTAATCAATTTAATGTTATCTATCTTGTTTCAGGGGGAGGTCCACTTGGCACAACTGAAATTCTCGTAACACAAGCATATAAGATTGTTAACCCTGGTGGACTTTATGGAATTGCAAGCGCATTTGGACTTGTTGTATTCTTTATTTTGCTTGGTATCACCCTATTTACAAACAGGGTTACAAAGGCGACGGAGAGTCAAATATGA
- the ileS gene encoding isoleucine--tRNA ligase, whose amino-acid sequence MEFEKLEDVKNIPQEEEKLIEFWRENKIFEKSLKIREGKPRFVFYEGPPTANGKPGVHHGLSRIYKDTVLRFKSLTGYYVPRRGGWDTQGLPVEIEVEKMLHIHTKREIEEYGIEKFNQLCKESVMKYVDDWEKMTERIGFWLDMKNAYKTYENYYLETIWWILKEVFNKGLLYEGHKVVPYCPRCGTTLSSHEVALGYKKVKDPSIYVFFPIKDERLPDTSLLVWTTTPWTLPSNVAAAVNPEFTYILVEFDGRKFILEKNRAHAILGHEGVDYKLLKELKGNELEGLKYEPPFRYIDLKKEDEEKAHRVVLADFVTNEDGSGIVHIAPAFGEDDLNVGRTYNLPIIQLVDLEGKLTEGPYKGKFVKDADPLLIEDLKKRGLLFKKELYEHDYPFCWRCGTPLLYYAKGSWFIKMSSLREQLVKNNETVNWFPESIKYGRFGNWLANINDWALSRERYWGTPLNIWKCENCGHVEAIGSIKELQEKAIEDVPDNIELHKPYVDRIHLKCPKCGGTMSRVPEVIDVWFDSGAMPFAQLHYPFENVEEFEQNFPADFITEAIDQTRGWFYSLLAISTLVKGVAPYKTVMCLELILDEKGQKMSKSKGNVIDPWTILNVQGADAFRWAIYTASPPWLPRRFGPNVVNDAMKEFIIPLRNVYSFFSMYANLDKFNPKEVKYIPVKERHILDRWIIARVEEINKEVWDRFDKFEITPLTKDIQKFVDDLSNWYVRRSRRRFWKSENDEDKISAYLTLYEVLVKLSYILAPFTPFLSEALYQRLVKPIYPDLPESVHLTDYPKENEELIDKELILNMELVIEITSMGRSLRKDSKIKVRQPLSKLVVVIKDNSHKDFVKENIPVIAEELNVKDIVLDTSIEPYGEVILKPNLVTLGQTYGNKLPKIIEHLKDKGVVESLLKGGSAEINVDNTPIRLTMGDVFVEVKGHGNYIGAFENGNFVFLDTTLTDNLIKEGISREIVHMIQNMRKEVNYDIADRIVTSILPKDEVIKEFEDYIKEETLSTEIKEDLEEFDISNSLDVGSKTYTIKVKKL is encoded by the coding sequence ATGGAATTTGAGAAACTTGAAGATGTAAAAAACATACCTCAAGAAGAAGAGAAACTGATTGAGTTTTGGAGAGAGAATAAGATTTTTGAAAAAAGTCTCAAGATAAGAGAAGGCAAGCCTCGGTTTGTATTCTATGAAGGGCCACCTACTGCAAATGGAAAGCCGGGTGTTCACCACGGCCTTTCAAGAATTTACAAGGATACCGTTTTAAGATTTAAATCTCTTACTGGGTATTATGTGCCAAGGCGCGGAGGATGGGATACACAGGGTTTGCCTGTTGAAATAGAAGTTGAAAAGATGCTTCACATACACACCAAAAGAGAAATTGAAGAATATGGTATTGAAAAATTTAATCAACTCTGCAAAGAATCTGTTATGAAATATGTTGATGATTGGGAAAAGATGACCGAAAGAATTGGTTTTTGGCTTGATATGAAAAATGCCTATAAGACTTACGAAAATTATTATCTTGAAACAATTTGGTGGATTCTAAAAGAAGTCTTCAATAAAGGGCTTCTTTATGAGGGACACAAAGTTGTTCCTTATTGCCCAAGGTGTGGAACAACCCTATCTTCTCACGAAGTTGCATTAGGCTACAAAAAGGTTAAAGATCCTTCAATTTACGTTTTCTTCCCCATAAAAGATGAGCGACTCCCCGATACAAGCCTTCTTGTTTGGACTACAACTCCATGGACTCTTCCCTCAAACGTTGCTGCTGCTGTAAATCCTGAATTTACATACATTTTGGTTGAATTTGATGGAAGGAAATTTATTCTTGAGAAAAATAGGGCACATGCAATACTTGGACATGAGGGTGTTGATTATAAGTTATTAAAGGAACTTAAGGGAAACGAACTTGAAGGCCTAAAATATGAGCCACCTTTTAGATATATTGATTTAAAGAAAGAAGATGAAGAAAAAGCACATAGGGTTGTCCTTGCAGATTTTGTTACAAATGAAGATGGCTCTGGAATTGTTCATATTGCACCAGCCTTTGGTGAGGATGACCTCAATGTGGGTAGGACTTATAATCTTCCCATAATTCAACTTGTTGACCTCGAAGGAAAATTAACAGAAGGTCCATACAAAGGAAAATTTGTAAAAGATGCAGATCCTTTGCTTATCGAAGATCTCAAAAAGAGAGGGCTTTTATTTAAGAAGGAATTATACGAACATGATTATCCCTTCTGCTGGCGTTGTGGAACACCACTTCTGTACTATGCAAAAGGCTCATGGTTTATTAAGATGTCTTCCTTGAGGGAGCAACTTGTCAAGAATAATGAAACTGTTAATTGGTTCCCTGAATCAATTAAGTATGGTCGCTTTGGAAATTGGCTTGCAAACATAAATGATTGGGCTTTGTCGCGAGAGCGATACTGGGGAACACCTTTAAATATCTGGAAATGTGAAAATTGTGGCCATGTTGAAGCAATCGGAAGTATAAAAGAATTGCAGGAGAAAGCAATTGAGGATGTGCCTGATAACATAGAACTACACAAGCCGTATGTCGATAGAATTCACTTGAAATGTCCCAAATGTGGTGGCACAATGTCAAGGGTACCTGAAGTAATTGATGTATGGTTTGACTCTGGTGCGATGCCCTTTGCGCAATTGCATTATCCATTTGAAAATGTTGAAGAATTTGAACAAAACTTTCCTGCAGATTTTATAACCGAAGCAATTGACCAAACAAGGGGATGGTTTTACTCTCTTCTTGCAATATCAACTCTCGTAAAAGGTGTTGCTCCATACAAAACTGTCATGTGTCTTGAACTTATTCTTGACGAAAAAGGGCAAAAGATGAGTAAGTCCAAAGGAAATGTTATTGACCCTTGGACGATCCTAAATGTGCAAGGTGCAGATGCCTTTAGGTGGGCAATTTACACTGCTTCTCCACCGTGGCTTCCAAGAAGGTTTGGGCCAAACGTTGTAAACGACGCAATGAAAGAATTTATAATTCCTTTGAGAAATGTTTATTCCTTCTTCTCTATGTATGCGAACCTCGATAAATTCAATCCGAAAGAGGTAAAATATATCCCAGTTAAAGAAAGACACATCCTTGATAGATGGATAATTGCGCGCGTAGAGGAGATTAACAAAGAGGTTTGGGATAGGTTTGACAAATTTGAAATTACACCACTCACGAAAGATATTCAAAAATTTGTGGATGACCTTTCCAACTGGTATGTAAGACGTTCTCGAAGGCGATTCTGGAAATCCGAGAATGACGAGGATAAGATTTCTGCCTACCTTACGCTCTATGAAGTGCTTGTAAAACTTTCTTATATCCTTGCACCTTTTACACCATTCCTCTCTGAAGCACTTTATCAAAGGCTTGTAAAACCAATTTATCCTGATTTGCCTGAAAGTGTCCACTTGACAGATTATCCCAAGGAAAATGAAGAGTTAATCGATAAGGAACTTATTCTCAATATGGAGCTTGTTATCGAGATTACCTCAATGGGAAGAAGTCTTAGAAAAGATTCAAAGATTAAGGTAAGGCAACCTCTTTCAAAACTCGTAGTGGTAATCAAAGATAACTCCCATAAGGACTTTGTAAAGGAAAATATCCCGGTAATCGCTGAGGAATTAAACGTTAAAGACATTGTCCTTGATACCTCTATTGAGCCATATGGTGAGGTTATCCTTAAACCAAATCTGGTGACATTAGGACAAACATATGGAAACAAACTTCCAAAAATCATAGAACACTTAAAGGATAAAGGCGTTGTTGAGTCACTTCTAAAAGGTGGGTCTGCGGAGATAAATGTTGATAATACACCTATAAGGCTTACAATGGGAGACGTCTTTGTGGAGGTAAAAGGACATGGAAACTACATTGGTGCTTTTGAAAATGGGAATTTTGTATTCCTTGATACAACATTAACGGATAACCTTATCAAAGAAGGAATTTCGCGTGAGATTGTGCATATGATACAAAATATGCGAAAGGAAGTAAACTATGATATTGCAGATAGAATAGTTACTTCAATACTTCCGAAAGATGAAGTCATAAAAGAATTCGAGGACTACATAAAAGAAGAGACACTTTCAACCGAAATAAAGGAAGACCTTGAAGAATTTGATATTTCAAATTCACTTGATGTAGGTAGCAAAACATATACAATTAAAGTGAAGAAATTATGA
- a CDS encoding sugar ABC transporter substrate-binding protein, whose translation MKKVLVAVLMIALVSSVFAGCKPKAQPVTLTIWHSWSGAELDVLNDAIAKYNQKHPEVTINQLQVPFDQLQNKYQTEAAAGGGPDILVGPADWIGAFTNANLIAPLDSYFDSTFLADYVQGALDQVKFKGHMMAFPESTECVALIYNKSLVPNVPKDTNELITLVDSLSKGDTYGFVYNSGFYFTAGYFFAAGMKLFDDNYNAVVNQGDGGVIALNFLKKLASDPHFIVANDYGKADSMFKEGKAAMIINGPWAVGDYTKALGDKVGVAPMPVLADTGKPFAPFVNTKDFFVNANISETQKKAAIDFIKFMVSPEIEQEFFQKAKHIPSNVKVDTSSDPIISGFLTQMKTGVSMPIAPEMGAVWDPMQTAIDSVLAGKASPQDAINTAQKTIQDKINAMRGQ comes from the coding sequence ATGAAGAAAGTATTAGTTGCAGTATTGATGATTGCTCTCGTTTCATCCGTTTTTGCGGGATGCAAACCAAAAGCGCAACCAGTAACACTTACGATCTGGCACTCATGGAGTGGTGCAGAACTTGATGTACTGAATGATGCAATTGCAAAGTACAACCAAAAACATCCAGAGGTCACAATTAACCAACTTCAAGTTCCATTTGATCAGTTGCAAAACAAATATCAAACAGAGGCAGCAGCGGGTGGTGGACCAGATATTCTTGTTGGCCCTGCAGACTGGATTGGTGCATTCACAAATGCAAATCTTATTGCTCCACTTGATTCATACTTTGATTCAACGTTCCTTGCAGATTACGTTCAAGGAGCATTAGATCAGGTAAAGTTTAAAGGGCACATGATGGCATTCCCTGAATCAACTGAGTGTGTTGCACTTATTTACAACAAATCCCTTGTTCCAAATGTTCCAAAGGATACAAATGAGTTAATAACACTTGTTGATTCACTTTCAAAAGGCGATACTTATGGTTTTGTGTATAACTCTGGCTTCTATTTCACAGCAGGATACTTTTTTGCAGCGGGTATGAAACTTTTTGATGATAATTACAATGCAGTTGTCAATCAAGGTGATGGCGGCGTTATTGCACTTAACTTCCTTAAGAAATTAGCGTCTGATCCTCATTTCATTGTTGCAAATGACTATGGTAAGGCTGATTCAATGTTTAAAGAAGGTAAAGCAGCAATGATAATTAATGGCCCTTGGGCAGTTGGTGACTACACAAAGGCACTTGGTGATAAAGTTGGTGTTGCACCAATGCCCGTTCTTGCTGATACTGGTAAGCCTTTTGCTCCATTTGTAAACACAAAAGATTTCTTTGTTAACGCAAACATAAGCGAAACTCAGAAAAAGGCAGCAATTGATTTCATTAAATTCATGGTAAGCCCAGAAATAGAGCAAGAGTTTTTCCAAAAAGCAAAGCATATTCCTTCTAATGTAAAAGTGGATACTTCATCTGACCCAATTATCTCAGGCTTCCTTACTCAGATGAAGACTGGTGTTTCCATGCCAATTGCACCGGAAATGGGCGCAGTTTGGGATCCAATGCAAACCGCCATTGATTCAGTCCTTGCAGGAAAAGCTTCACCACAGGATGCAATTAACACAGCGCAGAAGACAATTCAGGACAAGATCAATGCAATGAGAGGACAGTAG
- the hutH gene encoding histidine ammonia-lyase, whose product MKNSISIDGHSLTIDDVVLVADKYSNVSIDDNALVKVEHSSEIVKKIVQENHPVYGINTGFGKLADVVIGRDELSKLQQNLILSHSSGVGESFTEREVRAAILVRVNSLAKGNSGIRKETLEKLVEILNKKIYPYVPLYGSVGASGDLAPLAHIALLLLGKGRVFKDDKIVEFEEVAPLYEFKSLSEFAPKEGLALINGTSFEAGVSSLLVSEAEYLLDIAIKSFALSFEALRGLTAPFDDRIHVARNSDSQKIISEKFLRIIKNSKLVNTSYRVQDAYTLRCMPQVYGAVFENINYIKSFLEKEINSSTDNPLIFEDGSIISGGNFHAQPLSFLMDLYSIVLTSMSSMIERRINRLLNPVLSGLKPFLANNPGVESGMMILQYTAASLVSENKTLSHPASVDSIPVSADQEDFVSMGMNAVLKARKVLDNVRKVLAIELIIGAQALEMVLQEIEDYDSVGIGTKEIFTKVRSIVPFANKDRIFSYDIELVERALKAHLF is encoded by the coding sequence ATGAAAAATTCAATTAGTATTGATGGTCATAGTCTTACGATCGATGATGTAGTTCTTGTTGCAGATAAGTATTCTAATGTTTCAATTGATGATAACGCATTAGTTAAAGTTGAACACTCCTCTGAAATCGTGAAAAAAATTGTCCAAGAAAATCACCCCGTTTACGGCATAAATACAGGATTTGGAAAACTTGCAGATGTTGTAATTGGTAGAGATGAACTTTCAAAACTTCAGCAAAACTTAATTTTAAGTCATTCATCGGGTGTTGGCGAGTCATTTACGGAGAGAGAAGTTCGTGCCGCAATTTTAGTGAGAGTGAATTCACTTGCAAAAGGTAATTCAGGTATACGGAAGGAAACTTTAGAAAAACTTGTTGAAATTCTTAATAAGAAAATTTATCCCTATGTGCCTCTTTATGGCTCGGTTGGTGCATCAGGTGATCTTGCCCCACTTGCGCACATTGCCTTGCTTTTATTAGGTAAGGGACGAGTTTTCAAAGATGACAAAATTGTTGAGTTCGAAGAAGTGGCACCATTATACGAATTTAAATCTCTAAGTGAGTTTGCTCCGAAAGAAGGACTTGCCCTCATTAATGGTACTTCCTTCGAAGCAGGTGTTTCTTCGCTTCTTGTAAGTGAAGCAGAATACCTTCTCGATATTGCTATAAAATCATTTGCTTTATCCTTTGAGGCACTACGTGGATTAACTGCGCCTTTTGATGATAGAATTCATGTAGCAAGAAATTCAGACTCACAAAAAATCATAAGCGAAAAATTTCTCAGAATCATTAAGAATAGCAAACTCGTTAACACCTCTTACCGAGTTCAGGATGCATACACTTTACGCTGTATGCCACAGGTATATGGTGCAGTTTTTGAAAATATCAATTACATTAAAAGTTTTCTTGAGAAAGAAATTAATTCATCAACTGATAACCCATTGATCTTCGAGGATGGTAGCATTATCTCAGGAGGCAATTTTCATGCACAACCTCTCTCATTTTTAATGGATTTGTATTCAATTGTTTTGACAAGTATGTCCTCTATGATAGAAAGACGTATAAATAGGCTTTTAAATCCTGTTTTAAGCGGGCTTAAGCCATTTTTAGCGAACAATCCTGGTGTTGAATCAGGAATGATGATCTTGCAGTATACGGCAGCATCTCTTGTTTCTGAGAATAAAACGCTCTCACACCCTGCAAGCGTTGATTCAATTCCAGTTTCTGCTGATCAGGAAGACTTTGTAAGTATGGGAATGAATGCTGTTTTAAAGGCAAGGAAAGTGCTTGATAATGTGCGGAAAGTTCTTGCAATAGAGTTAATTATTGGTGCACAAGCGCTTGAGATGGTGTTGCAAGAAATTGAAGATTACGATTCGGTTGGCATTGGCACAAAAGAGATTTTCACTAAGGTTCGCTCTATAGTTCCATTTGCAAATAAGGATAGGATATTTTCTTACGACATTGAGTTGGTCGAAAGAGCATTGAAGGCGCATTTATTTTGA
- a CDS encoding HAD family hydrolase — protein MIKALTIDLWETLIEDKDSNELERDKQRARFIIKELNLNDERIDDIMRFFTDLTEAFKHPSPQNSWSILPEDQVKMLLENYLKVPYTDAQFEKIVEYYKTVILENPPILTEQSVPKVLMRLSKKYTLVLISNTGRTPGNVLLNILEMYGIRDYFAHFIFSDEIGVRKPDPRVFDYAKNLLNLEKEAVVHIGDSVNLDFMGAKSYGFNAILYAKGKDNPQVEPYVKSFEELERVLNEKFN, from the coding sequence GTGATAAAGGCCCTTACAATTGATCTATGGGAAACTCTCATTGAGGACAAGGACTCAAACGAATTGGAAAGAGATAAACAGCGTGCAAGATTTATCATTAAAGAATTAAATCTTAATGATGAGCGAATAGACGATATAATGAGATTTTTTACAGATCTAACTGAAGCATTTAAGCATCCATCACCTCAAAATTCATGGTCAATTCTCCCTGAAGACCAGGTGAAAATGCTTCTTGAAAATTACCTTAAAGTTCCATATACAGATGCACAATTTGAAAAAATTGTAGAGTATTACAAAACGGTGATACTTGAAAATCCCCCAATTTTAACGGAGCAATCAGTCCCTAAGGTGCTCATGAGATTAAGTAAAAAGTATACACTTGTCCTTATTTCTAATACGGGAAGAACACCCGGAAACGTCCTTTTAAATATCCTTGAGATGTATGGCATAAGAGATTATTTTGCTCACTTTATTTTCTCAGATGAGATTGGTGTTAGAAAGCCTGATCCAAGAGTTTTTGACTATGCAAAGAATCTGTTGAATCTTGAAAAAGAGGCGGTAGTGCACATTGGAGATTCGGTAAATCTGGACTTTATGGGTGCAAAATCTTATGGTTTTAATGCAATTCTTTATGCAAAAGGAAAAGATAATCCTCAAGTCGAGCCTTATGTAAAATCTTTTGAAGAACTAGAAAGAGTGCTTAATGAAAAATTCAATTAG